In Amycolatopsis sp. EV170708-02-1, the following are encoded in one genomic region:
- a CDS encoding endonuclease/exonuclease/phosphatase family protein: METAAPARSIGILDGMVIEERAVRPPARPGAGRKLVSGLLIAAVVPFAVLTGLRLVGYDGNTYTIAALALTPYAGIATLVLGVLALGLRRWWTAVVALALTCTIASLVLPRAFANEQKALDGKHVRVLASNMLGGRADPARIVGYVKEHQVDVLSLTELTPEAISALDRAGLFQVLPYRVLHPAEWASGSGLVSKYPLTPLKLSGDSDYKQPSASVDLGDGVRVEVVAVHPSAPMWDRHEWVAEAKDLPYADAEHDFRILAGDFNASLDHALFRELLTRGYVDAADQLGKALQGTWTNGMVPPVAIDHVLADKRTAIADFKVLETPGSDHDAVYAEIVLPGQ, translated from the coding sequence CCGGGCGGAAGCTGGTCAGCGGGCTGCTCATCGCGGCGGTCGTGCCGTTCGCGGTGCTGACCGGGCTGCGGCTGGTCGGCTACGACGGCAACACGTACACGATCGCGGCGCTCGCGCTCACCCCGTACGCCGGGATCGCGACGCTCGTGCTCGGTGTCCTCGCGCTGGGGCTGCGCCGCTGGTGGACCGCGGTCGTCGCGCTGGCGCTGACCTGCACGATCGCGTCGCTGGTCCTCCCGCGCGCCTTCGCGAACGAGCAGAAGGCGCTCGACGGGAAGCACGTCCGCGTCCTGGCGTCGAACATGCTCGGCGGCCGGGCGGATCCGGCCAGGATCGTCGGCTACGTGAAGGAACACCAGGTCGACGTCCTGAGCCTCACCGAGCTGACGCCCGAGGCGATCAGCGCGCTCGACCGGGCCGGGTTGTTCCAGGTGCTGCCGTATCGCGTGCTGCATCCGGCCGAGTGGGCGTCCGGCTCCGGGCTGGTGTCGAAGTACCCGCTCACGCCGCTGAAACTGAGCGGCGACTCGGACTACAAGCAGCCCAGCGCGAGTGTGGATCTCGGGGACGGCGTCCGCGTCGAGGTCGTCGCGGTCCATCCGTCGGCGCCGATGTGGGACCGGCACGAGTGGGTCGCCGAGGCCAAGGACCTGCCGTACGCCGACGCCGAGCACGATTTCCGGATCCTGGCGGGCGACTTCAACGCGAGCCTCGACCACGCGCTCTTCCGCGAGCTGCTGACCAGGGGATACGTGGACGCGGCCGATCAGCTGGGGAAGGCGCTGCAGGGGACCTGGACGAACGGGATGGTGCCGCCGGTGGCGATCGACCACGTGCTGGCGGACAAGCGGACGGCCATCGCGGACTTCAAGGTGCTGGAGACGCCGGGCAGCGATCACGACGCCGTCTACGCGGAGATCGTGCTGCCCGGGCAGTGA
- a CDS encoding Sir2 family NAD-dependent protein deacetylase codes for MSELERAAELIDGAGALLVCAGAGMGVDSGLPDFRGDEGFWKAYPPYERLGISFVELADPRHFAEDPELAWGFYGHRLALYRATVPHDGFRLLLSWGARKPGGTRAFTSNVDGQFQKAGYPRVAEAHGSIHHLQCFEGCTKEIWPADDVEVPIDEDTMRATSPLPSCPRCGGLARPNILMFGDYDWFGQRSQAQLDELNAWRRTHRDLVVVELGAGQAVPTVRRYSELASAATGALVRINPREPGIRHGRGVSLATNGLETLEALDALLTS; via the coding sequence GTGAGTGAGCTCGAACGAGCCGCGGAACTGATCGACGGCGCCGGCGCGCTGCTCGTCTGCGCCGGCGCCGGGATGGGCGTCGACTCCGGCCTGCCCGATTTCCGGGGCGATGAAGGTTTCTGGAAGGCGTATCCACCGTACGAGCGGCTGGGCATCAGCTTCGTCGAGCTGGCCGACCCGCGGCATTTCGCCGAGGATCCCGAGCTGGCCTGGGGTTTCTACGGGCATCGGCTCGCGCTGTACCGCGCCACCGTCCCGCACGACGGATTCCGGCTCCTGCTGTCGTGGGGAGCGCGCAAACCGGGCGGCACCCGGGCCTTCACATCCAATGTGGACGGACAGTTCCAGAAGGCGGGCTACCCGCGAGTCGCCGAGGCGCACGGATCCATCCATCACCTGCAGTGCTTCGAAGGGTGCACCAAGGAGATCTGGCCCGCGGACGACGTCGAGGTCCCGATCGACGAAGACACCATGCGCGCGACGTCCCCGCTGCCGTCCTGCCCGCGCTGCGGTGGTCTCGCCCGGCCCAACATCCTGATGTTCGGCGACTACGACTGGTTCGGGCAGCGCAGCCAGGCGCAGCTCGACGAGCTGAACGCGTGGCGCCGCACGCATCGCGACCTCGTGGTGGTGGAACTCGGCGCCGGACAGGCCGTGCCGACCGTGCGGCGATACTCGGAGCTCGCCAGCGCCGCGACCGGCGCCCTCGTGCGGATCAACCCGCGCGAACCCGGGATCCGGCACGGCCGCGGCGTTTCCCTCGCGACCAACGGCCTGGAAACCCTCGAAGCACTGGACGCGCTGCTCACCTCGTGA
- a CDS encoding antibiotic biosynthesis monooxygenase, whose amino-acid sequence MAVVKINAIEVPEGAGPELEKRFAARLHAVDNQPGFLGFELLRPVSGETRYFVYTKWESEEAYQAWASGPAREAHAGERAKPVSTGANLLEFEVVQASKPGE is encoded by the coding sequence ATGGCTGTCGTGAAGATCAACGCGATCGAGGTCCCCGAAGGCGCAGGCCCCGAGCTGGAGAAGCGGTTCGCCGCGCGGCTGCACGCCGTCGACAATCAGCCCGGCTTCCTCGGCTTCGAGCTGCTCCGCCCGGTCTCGGGCGAGACGCGGTACTTCGTCTACACGAAGTGGGAGTCCGAAGAGGCGTACCAGGCGTGGGCGTCCGGCCCGGCGCGCGAGGCGCACGCGGGCGAGCGCGCGAAGCCGGTCTCCACGGGTGCGAACCTGCTGGAATTCGAGGTCGTCCAGGCTTCGAAGCCGGGTGAGTGA
- a CDS encoding FAD-dependent monooxygenase produces MADTKILISGASVAGPALAFWLTRYGFQVTVVERAPSLRPGGQAVDLRGTAKEVARRMGLDERIRAACTDTKGETLVDRKNRTKATIRADDFDGDGVVAEIEILRGDLTGVLYEATRERTEYVFGDRITALDERADGVGVTFASGSRATFDLVIGADGLHSGVRALVFGEESRFVRHLGSYLAFFTVPNRLGLRNWAVGYDDVGRSAGIRAIRDGDEAMAYFGFASPKVDYDHRDIEAQKALVRRFAAGMEWEAPWLLDRMDEAPDFYFDSCAQVIMESWSRGRVGLLGDAAFCPSPLSGQGTSLAFVGAYVLAGELAAGLDTGLKRYEAVMREFVEKTQELGRENAESIFAKSRTALRMRYLAMRVMRLKPFAALASRKMRDVVNGIDLPDYPGRV; encoded by the coding sequence ATGGCTGACACCAAGATCCTCATCTCCGGAGCGAGCGTCGCCGGACCGGCCTTGGCCTTCTGGCTCACCCGGTACGGCTTCCAGGTGACCGTCGTGGAGCGCGCGCCGTCGTTGCGCCCCGGCGGCCAGGCCGTCGACCTGCGCGGAACGGCCAAGGAGGTCGCCCGCCGGATGGGGCTCGACGAACGCATCCGCGCGGCCTGCACGGATACGAAGGGCGAGACGCTCGTCGACCGGAAGAACCGCACGAAGGCCACCATCCGCGCCGACGACTTCGACGGCGACGGCGTCGTCGCGGAGATCGAGATCCTCCGCGGCGACCTGACCGGAGTGCTCTACGAAGCGACCCGGGAGAGGACGGAGTACGTCTTCGGCGACCGGATCACCGCGCTGGACGAGCGGGCCGACGGTGTCGGCGTCACCTTCGCGAGTGGTTCGAGGGCGACGTTCGACCTGGTCATCGGGGCGGACGGGCTGCATTCGGGCGTGCGGGCGCTGGTCTTCGGCGAGGAATCCCGGTTCGTCCGGCATCTGGGTTCGTACCTGGCGTTCTTCACCGTGCCGAACCGGCTCGGCCTGCGGAACTGGGCCGTCGGCTACGACGACGTCGGCCGGTCCGCGGGGATCCGCGCCATCCGCGACGGCGACGAGGCGATGGCGTACTTCGGGTTCGCCTCGCCGAAGGTCGACTACGACCATCGCGATATCGAGGCGCAGAAGGCGCTGGTCCGCCGGTTCGCCGCCGGGATGGAATGGGAGGCGCCCTGGCTGCTGGACCGGATGGACGAGGCGCCCGACTTCTACTTCGACTCGTGCGCCCAGGTGATCATGGAATCGTGGTCGCGCGGGCGCGTCGGGCTGCTGGGCGACGCCGCCTTCTGCCCCTCGCCGCTGTCCGGGCAGGGCACGAGCCTGGCGTTCGTCGGCGCGTACGTCCTCGCCGGGGAACTCGCCGCCGGTCTCGACACCGGGCTCAAACGCTACGAAGCCGTCATGCGCGAGTTCGTCGAGAAGACGCAGGAGCTGGGGCGGGAGAACGCGGAGTCGATCTTCGCGAAGTCGCGGACGGCGCTGCGGATGCGGTACCTGGCGATGCGGGTCATGCGGCTGAAGCCGTTCGCCGCGTTGGCCTCACGGAAAATGCGGGACGTCGTGAACGGCATCGACCTGCCGGACTACCCGGGCCGCGTTTAG
- a CDS encoding M1 family metallopeptidase — translation MRSRVPAAGLVLGVVCALIIGCSADPPPATPPPPPMNPAPGASGAGDPYYPMDGNGGYDATEYQVGITYDPAKGRLDGDTTVIAKATQDLNRYNLDLRGLTVQSVEVDGKPAKFAREGEFELVVTPAEPIRNGTSFRTKVLYGGDPSATPKAGGSENGWQKSKDGGAFIVGEPHSASFWYPVNETPRDKAMFTLTARVPDGWTVISNGREIQKTAANGWTTTSWQERTPVAAYLTTVAIDKFTVDRMALPDGTPVVNAYAPGAEDRRDTGRRLPEIIGFLSSKFGPYPVDAAGGIYLDEDIHFSLETQTRPTYAKWADLITVVHETAHQWFGDSVTLNSWSDICLNECLASYAQWLWQESRDNENLDDRYRAALEIMRGSTDFWKPKLVGMGAGQEFRGVYDKGILAVHALRRKIGEGAFARLLKEWPAAYRNANATWADFEAFTIKLSEQNLRPFFDAWFHGTTIPPDAELLPGTLRG, via the coding sequence ATGCGCAGCCGTGTCCCCGCCGCCGGTCTGGTCCTGGGGGTCGTCTGCGCCCTGATTATCGGCTGCAGCGCCGATCCTCCTCCGGCCACGCCCCCTCCGCCGCCGATGAACCCAGCGCCGGGCGCGTCGGGCGCGGGCGACCCGTATTACCCGATGGACGGAAACGGCGGCTACGACGCGACCGAATACCAGGTCGGGATCACTTACGACCCCGCGAAAGGGCGTCTCGACGGCGACACCACGGTGATCGCGAAAGCGACCCAAGACCTCAATCGGTACAACTTGGACTTACGCGGCCTGACCGTCCAATCCGTCGAAGTGGACGGTAAACCGGCGAAGTTCGCCCGCGAAGGCGAGTTCGAACTGGTGGTGACGCCCGCCGAGCCGATCCGCAATGGGACCAGCTTCCGCACGAAGGTCCTCTACGGCGGCGATCCGTCGGCGACGCCCAAGGCTGGCGGCAGCGAGAACGGCTGGCAGAAGTCGAAGGACGGCGGCGCGTTCATCGTCGGCGAGCCGCATTCGGCGTCGTTCTGGTATCCGGTCAACGAAACCCCGCGCGACAAGGCGATGTTCACCCTGACCGCCCGCGTGCCGGACGGCTGGACGGTCATCTCGAACGGGCGCGAGATCCAGAAGACCGCGGCGAACGGCTGGACCACGACGTCCTGGCAGGAACGCACCCCCGTGGCCGCCTACCTGACCACGGTCGCGATCGACAAGTTCACCGTCGACCGGATGGCGCTCCCGGACGGGACGCCGGTGGTCAACGCGTACGCGCCGGGCGCCGAGGACCGGCGCGACACGGGCAGGCGGCTGCCGGAGATCATCGGCTTCCTGAGCTCGAAGTTCGGGCCGTATCCGGTGGACGCGGCGGGCGGGATCTATCTCGACGAGGACATCCACTTCTCACTGGAGACCCAGACCCGGCCGACCTACGCGAAGTGGGCCGATCTGATCACCGTGGTGCACGAAACCGCGCACCAGTGGTTCGGCGATTCGGTGACGCTGAATTCGTGGTCGGACATCTGCCTCAACGAATGTCTCGCGTCGTACGCGCAATGGCTTTGGCAGGAGTCGCGGGACAACGAGAACCTGGACGACCGTTATCGCGCCGCCCTCGAAATCATGCGGGGCAGCACCGATTTCTGGAAGCCGAAACTGGTCGGCATGGGGGCCGGGCAGGAATTCCGCGGCGTCTACGACAAGGGGATCCTGGCCGTCCACGCGCTGCGGCGGAAGATCGGCGAAGGCGCGTTCGCGCGGCTGCTGAAGGAATGGCCGGCGGCGTACCGGAACGCCAACGCGACGTGGGCGGACTTCGAGGCGTTCACGATCAAGCTTTCGGAGCAAAACCTGCGGCCGTTCTTCGACGCGTGGTTCCACGGGACGACGATCCCGCCGGACGCCGAACTCCTTCCCGGCACCCTGCGCGGCTGA
- a CDS encoding alpha/beta fold hydrolase, whose product MEGSLVVIQRDGLVTFGGDGPPIVLLHGLMGRATTWWRVARRLEPYGRVHGLDARGHGRGPRGGPWRTERFADDVAEVLRTFGEPAVLIGHSMGGLHAWVTAATHPELVRAVVCEDFAPDQRGRTVDTWRGYFESWPVPFRSLAHVREFFGDTGDYFIECVEEREDGYHLIASLQDLYEIAAEWGRRDFWEFVERVKCPLLAIEGERTAMPHGQQAELAARVPGGLGRHIVVQGAGHVVHDEAPETYLGAVEAFLSDVIGQPFAS is encoded by the coding sequence ATGGAGGGGAGCTTAGTGGTGATTCAGCGCGACGGGTTGGTCACTTTCGGCGGTGACGGGCCGCCGATCGTCCTTCTGCACGGCCTGATGGGCAGGGCGACGACGTGGTGGCGGGTCGCGCGAAGGCTCGAACCGTACGGGCGTGTCCACGGCCTCGACGCGCGCGGGCACGGACGAGGGCCGCGCGGCGGGCCCTGGCGCACCGAACGGTTCGCCGACGACGTCGCCGAGGTGCTGCGGACCTTCGGCGAACCCGCGGTCCTGATCGGACATTCGATGGGCGGCCTGCACGCGTGGGTCACCGCGGCCACCCATCCCGAGCTCGTCCGCGCCGTGGTCTGCGAGGATTTCGCGCCGGATCAGCGCGGCCGGACCGTGGACACCTGGCGCGGGTACTTCGAGTCGTGGCCGGTCCCGTTCCGGTCGCTGGCCCACGTGCGCGAGTTCTTCGGCGACACCGGCGACTACTTCATCGAATGCGTCGAGGAACGCGAAGACGGCTACCACCTCATCGCGTCACTCCAGGACCTGTACGAGATCGCGGCCGAGTGGGGACGGCGTGATTTCTGGGAATTCGTCGAGCGAGTCAAATGCCCGCTGCTCGCGATCGAGGGCGAACGCACCGCGATGCCGCACGGCCAGCAGGCCGAGCTGGCCGCACGTGTGCCCGGCGGCCTCGGACGGCACATCGTCGTCCAAGGCGCCGGGCACGTGGTGCACGACGAAGCGCCGGAGACCTACCTCGGTGCCGTCGAAGCGTTCCTCTCCGACGTCATCGGTCAGCCCTTCGCCAGCTGA
- a CDS encoding co-chaperone YbbN, with amino-acid sequence MSKCKRFVCVLAGVLALVTGFGGGVASAAPTAENVVTVTSANYAEVMNISKEKLVIMDFGATWCPPCRQMKPVIERLAGEYGGRFLLGEVDVDQSRDLSTRYNIRYLPTLVGVRNAAELPSSRNIGYPGETKLRAWIDAQLAKG; translated from the coding sequence TTGTCCAAGTGCAAACGGTTCGTCTGCGTGCTGGCCGGTGTGCTGGCCCTCGTCACCGGTTTCGGCGGCGGCGTGGCCTCGGCGGCGCCGACGGCCGAGAACGTGGTGACGGTGACGTCGGCCAACTACGCCGAAGTCATGAACATCTCGAAGGAGAAGCTGGTCATCATGGACTTCGGCGCGACCTGGTGCCCGCCGTGCCGTCAGATGAAGCCGGTGATCGAGCGGCTCGCCGGTGAGTACGGCGGCCGGTTCCTGCTGGGCGAGGTCGACGTCGACCAGAGCCGTGACCTGTCCACCCGGTACAACATCCGCTATCTCCCGACGCTGGTCGGCGTCCGCAACGCCGCGGAACTGCCGTCGTCGCGGAACATCGGCTACCCGGGCGAAACGAAGCTGCGCGCCTGGATCGACGCTCAGCTGGCGAAGGGCTGA
- a CDS encoding rhodanese-like domain-containing protein encodes MLPLITRTELLSRMESGSVVVVDTMPVAYFEKEHLPEALNIPGFPYERAAEFTDRLAPSVLPDKAAAIVVYCANTPCRNSEFVGRRLLELGYTNVRKYREGIEDWVANDLPTWSSS; translated from the coding sequence ATGCTGCCGTTGATCACCCGAACGGAACTGCTCTCCCGGATGGAGTCCGGATCGGTGGTCGTGGTCGACACGATGCCGGTCGCCTATTTCGAAAAGGAACATCTGCCGGAAGCGCTCAACATTCCGGGTTTCCCTTACGAACGAGCCGCCGAATTCACCGACCGGCTGGCACCGTCGGTGCTTCCGGACAAGGCCGCCGCGATCGTCGTCTATTGCGCGAACACGCCGTGCCGCAACAGCGAATTCGTCGGACGGCGCCTGCTGGAGCTCGGGTACACGAACGTCCGCAAGTACCGCGAAGGCATCGAAGACTGGGTCGCGAACGATCTGCCGACGTGGTCTTCGTCCTGA
- a CDS encoding LysR family transcriptional regulator, which translates to MEIQVRHLRVICAIAAAGSLNRAAAGLRLGQPALSHQLRRIERMVGGPLFHRDQHGVRPTELGALILRRARAIVLTFDELEHDFHRQEPETGESIRIGWNDSAITGSLLGGLRDLRPGEPFRTRADTSRTRLLAQVANRGIDLALIMICGRRGLPVPPEVRTLTLVEEPSFVAIPAGHPLAGEEEIELAELAEEDWIVSSGGDGCRVVFREMCLAHGFDPRITHDVDIDTVREDLVSGGYGVGLVQPTRPPADGLAIRPLAGRRCACGMCSRGERTGRARTVSRNSSPRRGRDIGGSPNGRRRTARGCTATAA; encoded by the coding sequence ATGGAGATTCAGGTTCGGCATCTTCGCGTGATCTGTGCGATCGCCGCCGCCGGCAGTCTCAATCGCGCCGCGGCCGGGCTGAGGCTCGGGCAGCCCGCGCTCAGCCATCAGTTGCGCCGGATCGAGCGGATGGTCGGCGGCCCGCTGTTCCACCGCGACCAGCACGGGGTGCGGCCCACTGAACTCGGCGCCCTGATCCTGCGCCGGGCGCGGGCGATCGTGCTCACCTTCGACGAACTGGAGCACGATTTCCACCGTCAGGAGCCCGAAACGGGCGAGTCGATCAGGATCGGCTGGAACGACAGCGCCATCACGGGGTCGCTGCTCGGCGGACTGCGCGATCTGCGCCCCGGCGAGCCGTTCCGCACGCGCGCCGACACTTCGCGCACGCGGCTGCTCGCGCAGGTCGCGAACCGGGGCATCGACCTCGCGCTGATCATGATCTGCGGCCGTCGCGGCCTCCCGGTGCCGCCGGAGGTGCGGACCCTGACGCTGGTCGAGGAGCCGTCTTTCGTCGCGATCCCCGCGGGGCATCCGCTCGCCGGCGAGGAGGAGATCGAGCTCGCCGAACTCGCCGAGGAGGACTGGATCGTGTCGAGCGGCGGCGACGGCTGCCGGGTGGTGTTCCGCGAAATGTGTCTCGCGCACGGTTTCGATCCGCGGATCACCCACGACGTCGACATCGACACCGTGCGGGAGGACCTGGTCAGCGGCGGGTACGGCGTCGGGCTGGTCCAGCCGACCCGGCCACCGGCGGACGGGCTGGCCATCCGGCCGCTCGCGGGGCGCCGATGTGCGTGCGGCATGTGCTCGCGTGGCGAGAGGACGGGCCGTGCGCGCACGGTTTCCCGGAACTCGTCACCGAGGCGAGGGCGGGATATTGGCGGCTCGCCGAACGGACGGCGCCGTACCGCTCGTGGTTGCACCGCCACGGCCGCGTAG
- a CDS encoding tRNA-dependent cyclodipeptide synthase, with amino-acid sequence MPRPLPLTEHCADPLARAEHVCLGVSPFNSHFTVERIADLARWAMSAFRRFHFFVPDGPSAFTLEALGYDPVRAAQKAQRQGNYTRNKIVRALQQVCPSDPHTLILDASALEADSAYLGLLSEAHHRFATDPEFAEQCLGATGWVLDRRLPEGEHPTRDQLRSAVRYFLAELPMFVGTVAVAGVESSVFAYHQRVAFLERLYRGELSWRPLPGQGFVVLEQAVPERVE; translated from the coding sequence TTGCCGCGACCACTGCCACTCACGGAGCATTGCGCCGATCCGCTGGCGCGGGCCGAGCACGTTTGTCTCGGCGTCAGCCCGTTCAACAGCCATTTCACGGTGGAACGTATCGCCGATCTCGCCCGCTGGGCCATGTCGGCCTTTCGACGATTCCATTTCTTCGTCCCGGACGGCCCGTCCGCGTTCACCCTCGAAGCTCTGGGCTACGACCCGGTCCGCGCCGCGCAAAAGGCGCAGCGGCAGGGCAATTACACGCGCAACAAGATCGTCCGGGCACTGCAGCAGGTCTGCCCTTCGGATCCGCACACCTTGATACTGGACGCCTCGGCGCTGGAGGCCGACAGCGCGTATCTCGGCTTGCTTTCCGAGGCGCACCACCGGTTCGCCACCGACCCGGAGTTCGCCGAGCAGTGCCTCGGCGCCACGGGCTGGGTGCTGGACCGGCGCCTGCCCGAAGGCGAACACCCCACTCGTGACCAGTTGCGCAGCGCGGTCCGGTACTTCCTCGCCGAGTTACCGATGTTCGTCGGCACCGTCGCCGTCGCGGGCGTCGAAAGCTCCGTGTTCGCCTATCACCAGCGGGTCGCCTTCCTCGAACGGCTCTATCGCGGCGAACTTTCGTGGCGGCCGTTGCCGGGCCAAGGGTTCGTCGTCCTCGAACAAGCCGTCCCGGAACGGGTGGAATGA
- a CDS encoding cytosine permease, translating to MIVEHDDFSLRRVPAERRYSWVSVALQRFGQVSSFHQFLLGAVLGFGMTFWEAVLAITIGSVLLEIITILMGVAGTREGLSTSVLARWTGFGTGGSSLVGLLMTVSLAGWFGVQNDVFAHGLHALMGGPPVWVWALAGGALVTAIVVFGFHAMAWTAYLTVPAFLVLAGFSIITALGDHSLPMLMSEPPPGPSMSLAQGTTLVAGAFIMGAIMTPDMTRFNRSASDVVKQTLVSVTLGQYLIGLIGVLLAHAAKSADVVGIITSSSGVLGTLILVTAILKINDWNLYSSSLGLVNAVQVLLSRRLDRTAATLLLGGLGTVLSAIGILDHFTTFLTWVGVLTPPVAGVVIAEYYVVRRWKPDLDATRASGELPSTCPSWVPAALICWVAGAAVGIWLPWGIPTVNSVFGAFLLYVLLGRRTTAAAVPAATTSSGGSKTRS from the coding sequence ATGATCGTGGAACACGACGACTTCTCCCTGCGCCGGGTGCCCGCCGAACGCCGCTACTCCTGGGTTTCCGTCGCGCTGCAACGGTTCGGGCAGGTGTCCTCGTTCCATCAGTTCCTGCTCGGCGCGGTGCTGGGTTTCGGGATGACGTTCTGGGAAGCGGTACTGGCCATCACGATCGGTTCGGTACTGCTGGAGATCATCACCATCCTGATGGGGGTCGCCGGCACCCGGGAAGGGCTTTCGACGTCGGTGCTCGCGCGCTGGACCGGCTTCGGCACCGGCGGATCGTCGCTGGTCGGGCTCCTGATGACGGTGAGCCTGGCCGGATGGTTCGGGGTGCAGAACGACGTCTTCGCCCACGGCCTGCACGCCCTGATGGGTGGCCCGCCAGTGTGGGTGTGGGCGCTCGCGGGCGGCGCGCTGGTCACCGCGATCGTCGTGTTCGGCTTCCACGCGATGGCCTGGACGGCGTATCTGACGGTGCCCGCTTTCCTGGTGCTGGCAGGGTTTTCGATCATCACCGCGCTCGGCGACCATTCGCTGCCCATGCTGATGTCCGAGCCGCCGCCGGGGCCGTCGATGTCGCTGGCGCAGGGCACCACGCTGGTGGCGGGCGCCTTCATCATGGGCGCGATCATGACGCCGGACATGACCCGGTTCAACCGGTCCGCGTCCGACGTGGTGAAGCAGACCCTGGTCAGCGTCACCCTCGGCCAGTATCTGATCGGCCTGATCGGGGTGCTGCTCGCGCACGCGGCGAAAAGCGCCGACGTGGTCGGGATCATCACCTCGTCGTCCGGGGTGCTCGGCACGCTGATCCTGGTCACCGCGATCCTGAAGATCAACGATTGGAACCTTTACTCGTCTTCGCTCGGGCTGGTGAACGCCGTGCAGGTGCTGCTGTCCCGGCGGCTGGACCGCACCGCCGCGACGCTGCTGCTCGGCGGCCTCGGCACGGTGCTCTCCGCGATCGGCATCCTCGACCACTTCACCACCTTCCTGACCTGGGTCGGCGTGCTCACGCCGCCGGTGGCGGGTGTGGTGATCGCCGAGTACTACGTGGTCCGGCGCTGGAAACCGGACCTGGATGCGACCCGCGCGTCGGGGGAACTGCCGTCCACCTGCCCGTCCTGGGTGCCCGCCGCGCTGATCTGCTGGGTGGCCGGAGCGGCGGTGGGGATCTGGCTGCCGTGGGGGATTCCTACGGTGAACTCCGTTTTCGGTGCTTTTCTGCTGTATGTTCTTCTCGGCAGACGGACCACGGCCGCGGCGGTTCCCGCGGCCACGACTTCTTCCGGCGGGTCGAAAACCCGTTCGTGA
- a CDS encoding LysR family transcriptional regulator, which translates to MTKEFDVVQLDVHHLRVIRAIADTGSLSRAAIALGVTQPAVSAQLKRLENMLGYQLFDRCEGGVTPTPMGELLLRRTAALLPQLDKLLEDIEQRVCPSGPPGVVRVAAVASALVACLPSLVTRLWPEVAEVQVVHDDHPERLLPLLAQRRAELGLVKDYPGYELEIPANVDTAVVVTEPTFVLLPEFHPLAREKVVDLSDLRDESWVMVSDSSAATFTKYFADTCARHGFTPTFTHQVTSQQVALLVVKAGAIGLSQPICDPCDHGIVTRPLRGDVLPRRHVLAWNKETFVAGRRDELLSAVVEAYWAEARKAPVYAEYLARPREW; encoded by the coding sequence GTGACAAAGGAGTTCGACGTCGTACAGCTGGATGTCCACCACCTGCGGGTGATCCGGGCGATCGCGGACACGGGCAGTCTTTCCCGTGCCGCGATCGCGCTGGGCGTCACCCAGCCCGCGGTTTCCGCGCAACTCAAACGGCTGGAGAACATGCTGGGCTACCAGTTGTTCGACCGGTGCGAAGGCGGCGTGACACCGACACCGATGGGAGAGCTGCTCCTACGCCGGACCGCCGCTTTGCTGCCACAGCTGGACAAACTGCTCGAAGACATCGAGCAGCGCGTCTGCCCCAGCGGCCCGCCCGGCGTCGTCCGGGTGGCCGCGGTGGCCAGCGCGCTGGTGGCGTGTCTTCCGTCGCTGGTGACCCGGTTGTGGCCCGAGGTCGCCGAGGTGCAGGTCGTGCACGACGACCATCCCGAGCGGCTGCTGCCACTGCTGGCGCAACGCCGCGCGGAATTGGGGCTGGTCAAGGACTATCCGGGCTACGAGCTCGAAATCCCCGCGAACGTGGACACCGCGGTGGTGGTGACCGAGCCGACCTTCGTCCTGCTGCCGGAATTCCATCCGCTGGCGCGGGAGAAGGTCGTCGACCTGAGCGATCTGCGGGACGAATCGTGGGTGATGGTGTCCGATTCGTCGGCGGCCACGTTCACCAAATACTTCGCCGACACCTGTGCGCGGCACGGCTTCACCCCGACGTTCACTCATCAGGTGACTTCGCAGCAGGTGGCACTGCTCGTCGTCAAGGCGGGCGCGATCGGGCTGTCCCAGCCGATCTGCGATCCGTGCGATCACGGCATCGTGACCCGGCCGCTGCGCGGGGATGTGTTGCCGCGCAGGCATGTTCTCGCCTGGAACAAGGAGACCTTCGTGGCGGGACGGCGGGACGAGCTGCTCTCCGCCGTGGTCGAAGCGTACTGGGCCGAGGCGCGGAAGGCCCCCGTCTACGCCGAATACCTGGCCAGGCCTCGTGAGTGGTAA